A section of the Pristiophorus japonicus isolate sPriJap1 chromosome 4, sPriJap1.hap1, whole genome shotgun sequence genome encodes:
- the vps18 gene encoding vacuolar protein sorting-associated protein 18 homolog isoform X1, with translation MSSILDEYEDSQARARSRPAGLPYPPLRPGGTGIGQSGYVSARLEEEKPIFSKQRIDFSPPDVISHLVVCNNQLCMSMGKDTLLRIDLGKPDQPNQIEVGRKDDARIHKLFLDPSGSHLLISLTSSECLYLNRNSQKARCLSRWKGHLIESVGWNKHLGSETSTGPILVGTSQGQMYEAEVVVSEERLFNSSPDPYFKYVYSLEEDGSLAPICCLEIERSIDGRLFVIATTRKRLYQFVGRAPEAGEPQLFQPIFSQYADTLPSFQEFPASLGYSEISCYTSKLRSSPRSFAWMMGNGVLYGTLDYARPDSLLSDVQVWEYSADIEPQLEPPRSIVLTQFHFLLLLSDRVKAICTLNGQLVFEDAFPDKFGRLLRMVKDSVAGLIWVYTEKAVFRYHIQKESRDVWQMYMNMGRFDLAKEYCKDRPECLDTVLAKEADHCFQNKKYVESAKYYALTQKYFEEIALKFIEAKQEEALKEFLLKKLKNLKLEDKTQLTLLATWLTEIYLNRLGTLEGDEGKRNLFEATREDFRKFLGGSKIKECLLNNRSTIYDLLASHGNVEDMVFFSVIMQDYERVMAHHCQHDDYGAALEVLSKYRHPALFYKFSPVLMQHIPKLVVDAWIDMRKQLDPKSLIPALVNYSQIGSSEQIGEAIRYLEFCVHQLEVTDQAIHNYLLSLYAKYKPKALLWYLEQAGSNANHIHYDLKYALRLCAENGHHRACVHIYKTMELYEEAVDLALQMDVDLAKSCADMPEEDEELRKKLWLKIARHVVQEEKDVKKAMVCLSSCNLLKIEDILPFFPDFVTIDHFKEAICSSLQEYNKHIDELKQEMEEATESARRIREDIQEMRNKYGVVESQEKCAACDFPLLNRPFYLFLCGHMFHSDCLLHEVIPHLSPYKQARLEELQRKLGAASQAKSRQRAKEGEGSDRGQQSRDQIKADIDDLVAAECIYCGELTIKSIDKPFIEPQKCEEENNSWLGCVTQDRDPAKMKERRQRLKSRMVRDLGWELRAFLRQWQSCGLSKLLYPGGCGA, from the exons ATGAGCTCGATCCTGGATGAATATGAGGACTCGCAGGCCCGAGCCCGCTCCCGGCCCGCCGGGCTCCCCTACCCGCCGCTTCGGCCCGGCGGCACCGGCATCGGGCAGTCAG GTTACGTCAGTGCTCGTCTCGAAGAGGAGAAACCAATATTTTCCAAACAGAGAATTGATTTCAGCCCTCCCGATGTCATCAGCCACCTCGTGGTGTGCAACAACCAGCTGTGTATGAGCATGGGCAAGGACACTCTGCTCAG GATTGACCTCGGAAAACCAGACCAGCCGAACCAGATTGAAGTGGGGCGCAAAGATGATGCCAGGATTCACAAGCTGTTTTTGGACCCCTCTG GCTCCCATCTCCTGATCAGCCTCACCTCCAGCGAGTGTCTTTACCTCAACCGCAATTCGCAGAAGGCGCGGTGTCTCTCCCGCTGGAAGGGGCACTTGATTGAGAGCGTGGGTTGGAACAAACACCTGGGCAGCGAGACCAGCACCGGCCCCATCCTGGTGGGGACCAGCCAGGGGCAGATGTACGAGGCCGAAGTTGTGGTGTCGGAGGAACGGCTCTTCAACTCCAGCCCCGACCCGTACTTCAAGTACGTGTACAGCCTGGAGGAGGACGGGTCGCTGGCACCCATCTGCTGCCTGGAGATCGAGCGCAGCATTGACGGGCGGCTCTTTGTCATCGCCACCACCCGCAAGCGGCTGTACCAGTTTGTGGGCCGGGCCCCGGAGGCCGGCGAGCCCCAACTGTTTCAACCCATCTTCAGCCAGTACGCCGACACCTTGCCCAGCTTCCAAGAGTTCCCGGCCAGCCTGGGCTACAGCGAGATCTCCTGCTACACCTCCAAGCTGCGCTCCAGTCCCCGCTCCTTCGCCTGGATGATGGGCAACGGCGTGCTCTACGGCACCCTGGACTACGCCCGGCCTGACTCCCTGCTGAGTGACGTGCAGGTCTGGGAGTACTCGGCCGACATCGAGCCCCAGCTCGAGCCGCCCCGCTCCATCGTCCTCACCCAGTTCCACTTCCTGCTTCTGCTGTCTGACCGGGTCAAGGCCATCTGCACCCTGAACGGGCAGTTAGTCTTCGAGGACGCCTTCCCTGACAAGTTTGGCCGCCTCCTCCGCATGGTGAAGGACTCTGTGGCCGGACTGATCTGGGTCTACACGGAGAAGGCAGTGTTCCGCTACCACATTCAGAAGGAGTCACGGGATGTCTGGCAGATGTACATGAACATGGGCAGGTTCGACCTGGCCAAGGAGTACTGCAAAGACCGGCCCGAGTGCCTGGATACTGTCCTCGCCAAGGAGGCTGACCACTGCTTTCAAAACAAGAAGTACGTGGAGAGCGCCAAGTACTACGCCCTGACTCAGAAGTACTTTGAGGAGATCGCCCTGAAGTTCATCGAAGCCAAGCAAGAGGAGGCCCTGAAGGAATTCCTCCTGAAGAAGCTGAAGAACTTGAAGCTGGAGGACAAGACTCAGTTGACCTTGCTGGCGACTTGGCTGACGGAAATCTACCTGAACAGGCTGGGCACACTCGAGGGGGACGAGGGCAAACGGAACCTGTTCGAGGCGACCCGAGAGGACTTCCGCAAATTTCTCGGCGGCTCCAAGATCAAGGAGTGCCTGCTCAACAACCGCTCGACCATCTATGACCTGTTGGCCAGCCACGGCAACGTGGAGGACATGGTCTTCTTCTCGGTGATCATGCAGGACTACGAGCGGGTCATGGCCCACCACTGCCAGCACGACGACTACGGCGCGGCGCTGGAGGTCTTGTCCAAGTACCGCCACCCCGCCCTGTTCTACAAGTTCTCCCCTGTCCTCATGCAGCACATCCCCAAGCTGGTGGTGGACGCCTGGATCGACATGAGGAAGCAGCTGGATCCCAAGAGCCTCATCCCGGCGCTGGTCAACTACAGCCAGATCGGCAGCTCGGAGCAGATCGGCGAGGCCATCCGttacctggagttctgcgtgcaccAGCTGGAGGTCACCGACCAGGCCATTCACAACTACCTGCTGTCGCTGTACGCCAAGTATAAGCCCAAGGCCCTGCTCTGGTACCTGGAACAGGCGGGGTCAAACGCCAACCACATTCACTACGACCTGAAGTACGCGCTGCGCCTGTGTGCAGAGAATGGCCACCATCGAGCCTGTGTGCACATATACAAAACAATGGAGCTGTATGAAGAGGCGGTGGACCTTGCTCTCCAG ATGGATGTGGATCTTGCCAAGTCGTGTGCGGACATGCCGGAGGAAGACGAGGAGCTCCGCAAGAAGCTGTGGTTGAAGATTGCTCGTCACGTGGTCCAGGAGGAGAAGGATGTGAAGAAGGCCATGGTGTGCCTCTCCAGCTGTAACCTGCTGAAAATCGAAGACATCTTGCCGTTCTTTCCCGACTTCGTGACCATCGACCACTTCAAGGAGGCCATCTGCAGCTCCCTCCAGGAGTACAACAAGCACATTGACGAGCTCAagcaggagatggaggaggcgaCGGAGAGCGCCAGGCGGATCCGAGAGGACATCCAGGAAATGAGGAACAAGTACGGAGTGGTGGAGTCGCAGGAGAAGTGCGCTGCGTGTGACTTCCCGCTGCTGAACCGGCCCTTCTACCTCTTCCTGTGTGGCCACATGTTCCACTCCGACTGCCTGCTGCATGAGGTCATTCCCCACCTTTCCCCCTACAAGCAGGCCAGGCTGGAGGAGCTGCAGAGGAAGCTGGGGGCTGCCAGCCAGGCTAAATCCCGACAGCGTGCCAAGGAAGGAGAGGGCAGCGACCGAGGGCAGCAGTCCCGTGATCAGATCAAAGCTGACATCGACGATCTGGTGGCAGCCGAGTGCATCTATTGCGGAGAACTGACGATTAAATCGATAGACAAGCCCTTTATCGAGCCACAGAAATGTGAGGAGGAGAACAACAGCTGGTT
- the vps18 gene encoding vacuolar protein sorting-associated protein 18 homolog isoform X2 codes for MSSILDEYEDSQARARSRPAGLPYPPLRPGGTGIGQSGYVSARLEEEKPIFSKQRIDFSPPDVISHLVVCNNQLCMSMGKDTLLRIDLGKPDQPNQIEVGRKDDARIHKLFLDPSGSHLLISLTSSECLYLNRNSQKARCLSRWKGHLIESVGWNKHLGSETSTGPILVGTSQGQMYEAEVVVSEERLFNSSPDPYFKYVYSLEEDGSLAPICCLEIERSIDGRLFVIATTRKRLYQFVGRAPEAGEPQLFQPIFSQYADTLPSFQEFPASLGYSEISCYTSKLRSSPRSFAWMMGNGVLYGTLDYARPDSLLSDVQVWEYSADIEPQLEPPRSIVLTQFHFLLLLSDRVKAICTLNGQLVFEDAFPDKFGRLLRMVKDSVAGLIWVYTEKAVFRYHIQKESRDVWQMYMNMGRFDLAKEYCKDRPECLDTVLAKEADHCFQNKKYVESAKYYALTQKYFEEIALKFIEAKQEEALKEFLLKKLKNLKLEDKTQLTLLATWLTEIYLNRLGTLEGDEGKRNLFEATREDFRKFLGGSKIKECLLNNRSTIYDLLASHGNVEDMVFFSVIMQDYERVMAHHCQHDDYGAALEVLSKYRHPALFYKFSPVLMQHIPKLVVDAWIDMRKQLDPKSLIPALVNYSQIGSSEQIGEAIRYLEFCVHQLEVTDQAIHNYLLSLYAKYKPKALLWYLEQAGSNANHIHYDLKYALRLCAENGHHRACVHIYKTMELYEEAVDLALQMDVDLAKSCADMPEEDEELRKKLWLKIARHVVQEEKDVKKAMVCLSSCNLLKIEDILPFFPDFVTIDHFKEAICSSLQEYNKHIDELKQEMEEATESARRIREDIQEMRNKYGVVESQEKCAACDFPLLNRPFYLFLCGHMFHSDCLLHEVIPHLSPYKQARLEELQRKLGAASQAKSRQRAKEGEGSDRGQQSRDQIKADIDDLVAAECIYCGELTIKSIDKPFIEPQKCEEENNSWL; via the exons ATGAGCTCGATCCTGGATGAATATGAGGACTCGCAGGCCCGAGCCCGCTCCCGGCCCGCCGGGCTCCCCTACCCGCCGCTTCGGCCCGGCGGCACCGGCATCGGGCAGTCAG GTTACGTCAGTGCTCGTCTCGAAGAGGAGAAACCAATATTTTCCAAACAGAGAATTGATTTCAGCCCTCCCGATGTCATCAGCCACCTCGTGGTGTGCAACAACCAGCTGTGTATGAGCATGGGCAAGGACACTCTGCTCAG GATTGACCTCGGAAAACCAGACCAGCCGAACCAGATTGAAGTGGGGCGCAAAGATGATGCCAGGATTCACAAGCTGTTTTTGGACCCCTCTG GCTCCCATCTCCTGATCAGCCTCACCTCCAGCGAGTGTCTTTACCTCAACCGCAATTCGCAGAAGGCGCGGTGTCTCTCCCGCTGGAAGGGGCACTTGATTGAGAGCGTGGGTTGGAACAAACACCTGGGCAGCGAGACCAGCACCGGCCCCATCCTGGTGGGGACCAGCCAGGGGCAGATGTACGAGGCCGAAGTTGTGGTGTCGGAGGAACGGCTCTTCAACTCCAGCCCCGACCCGTACTTCAAGTACGTGTACAGCCTGGAGGAGGACGGGTCGCTGGCACCCATCTGCTGCCTGGAGATCGAGCGCAGCATTGACGGGCGGCTCTTTGTCATCGCCACCACCCGCAAGCGGCTGTACCAGTTTGTGGGCCGGGCCCCGGAGGCCGGCGAGCCCCAACTGTTTCAACCCATCTTCAGCCAGTACGCCGACACCTTGCCCAGCTTCCAAGAGTTCCCGGCCAGCCTGGGCTACAGCGAGATCTCCTGCTACACCTCCAAGCTGCGCTCCAGTCCCCGCTCCTTCGCCTGGATGATGGGCAACGGCGTGCTCTACGGCACCCTGGACTACGCCCGGCCTGACTCCCTGCTGAGTGACGTGCAGGTCTGGGAGTACTCGGCCGACATCGAGCCCCAGCTCGAGCCGCCCCGCTCCATCGTCCTCACCCAGTTCCACTTCCTGCTTCTGCTGTCTGACCGGGTCAAGGCCATCTGCACCCTGAACGGGCAGTTAGTCTTCGAGGACGCCTTCCCTGACAAGTTTGGCCGCCTCCTCCGCATGGTGAAGGACTCTGTGGCCGGACTGATCTGGGTCTACACGGAGAAGGCAGTGTTCCGCTACCACATTCAGAAGGAGTCACGGGATGTCTGGCAGATGTACATGAACATGGGCAGGTTCGACCTGGCCAAGGAGTACTGCAAAGACCGGCCCGAGTGCCTGGATACTGTCCTCGCCAAGGAGGCTGACCACTGCTTTCAAAACAAGAAGTACGTGGAGAGCGCCAAGTACTACGCCCTGACTCAGAAGTACTTTGAGGAGATCGCCCTGAAGTTCATCGAAGCCAAGCAAGAGGAGGCCCTGAAGGAATTCCTCCTGAAGAAGCTGAAGAACTTGAAGCTGGAGGACAAGACTCAGTTGACCTTGCTGGCGACTTGGCTGACGGAAATCTACCTGAACAGGCTGGGCACACTCGAGGGGGACGAGGGCAAACGGAACCTGTTCGAGGCGACCCGAGAGGACTTCCGCAAATTTCTCGGCGGCTCCAAGATCAAGGAGTGCCTGCTCAACAACCGCTCGACCATCTATGACCTGTTGGCCAGCCACGGCAACGTGGAGGACATGGTCTTCTTCTCGGTGATCATGCAGGACTACGAGCGGGTCATGGCCCACCACTGCCAGCACGACGACTACGGCGCGGCGCTGGAGGTCTTGTCCAAGTACCGCCACCCCGCCCTGTTCTACAAGTTCTCCCCTGTCCTCATGCAGCACATCCCCAAGCTGGTGGTGGACGCCTGGATCGACATGAGGAAGCAGCTGGATCCCAAGAGCCTCATCCCGGCGCTGGTCAACTACAGCCAGATCGGCAGCTCGGAGCAGATCGGCGAGGCCATCCGttacctggagttctgcgtgcaccAGCTGGAGGTCACCGACCAGGCCATTCACAACTACCTGCTGTCGCTGTACGCCAAGTATAAGCCCAAGGCCCTGCTCTGGTACCTGGAACAGGCGGGGTCAAACGCCAACCACATTCACTACGACCTGAAGTACGCGCTGCGCCTGTGTGCAGAGAATGGCCACCATCGAGCCTGTGTGCACATATACAAAACAATGGAGCTGTATGAAGAGGCGGTGGACCTTGCTCTCCAG ATGGATGTGGATCTTGCCAAGTCGTGTGCGGACATGCCGGAGGAAGACGAGGAGCTCCGCAAGAAGCTGTGGTTGAAGATTGCTCGTCACGTGGTCCAGGAGGAGAAGGATGTGAAGAAGGCCATGGTGTGCCTCTCCAGCTGTAACCTGCTGAAAATCGAAGACATCTTGCCGTTCTTTCCCGACTTCGTGACCATCGACCACTTCAAGGAGGCCATCTGCAGCTCCCTCCAGGAGTACAACAAGCACATTGACGAGCTCAagcaggagatggaggaggcgaCGGAGAGCGCCAGGCGGATCCGAGAGGACATCCAGGAAATGAGGAACAAGTACGGAGTGGTGGAGTCGCAGGAGAAGTGCGCTGCGTGTGACTTCCCGCTGCTGAACCGGCCCTTCTACCTCTTCCTGTGTGGCCACATGTTCCACTCCGACTGCCTGCTGCATGAGGTCATTCCCCACCTTTCCCCCTACAAGCAGGCCAGGCTGGAGGAGCTGCAGAGGAAGCTGGGGGCTGCCAGCCAGGCTAAATCCCGACAGCGTGCCAAGGAAGGAGAGGGCAGCGACCGAGGGCAGCAGTCCCGTGATCAGATCAAAGCTGACATCGACGATCTGGTGGCAGCCGAGTGCATCTATTGCGGAGAACTGACGATTAAATCGATAGACAAGCCCTTTATCGAGCCACAGAAATGTGAGGAGGAGAACAACAGCTGGTTGTAA